Proteins from one Camelina sativa cultivar DH55 chromosome 8, Cs, whole genome shotgun sequence genomic window:
- the LOC104707975 gene encoding WAT1-related protein At2g37460-like: protein MAGTGHGIATVAMAPFALYFDRRARPKMTLMTFFKISLLGLLEPVIDQNLFCLGMIYTTATFATALYNTLPAVTFILALLLDQARKTQVSEYQECEQGGWDCDFSWRNNDDDTGKRSSSPPLLDQKTFCTEYNRDRCSQLHQRGGAVFVSIGCLSYACFMILQVRRFLM from the exons ATGGCCGGCACTGGGCACGGTATAGCAACCGTAGCTATGGCTCCCTTCGCATTATATTTTGACAG gagGGCGAGACCGAAGATGACGCTGATGACATTCTTCAAGATATCGCTGCTTGGTTTACTAGA ACCAGTGATCGATCAGAACTTATTTTGTCTGGGGATGATATACACAACAGCAACATTTGCAACCGCCTTGTACAACACCCTACCAGCAGTGACTTTCATCCTCGCCTTGTTATTAGATCAGGCTCGAAAAACTCAAGTTTCGGAGTATCAGGAGTGCGAGCAAGGTGGTTGGGACTGTGATTTCAGTTGGAGGAACAATGACGATGACACTGGTAAAAGGTCCAGTTCTCCACCTCTTTTGGACCAAAAGACATTCTGCACAGAATACAACCGGGACAGATGCTCACAGCTCCATCAAAGGGGAGGGGcagtttttgtttcaattggCTGTCTTAGCTACGCATGCTTTATGATTCTCCAAGTAAGGCGATTTTTAATGTAG
- the LOC104707972 gene encoding extensin-like, with product MFNNRQSRRRFRLGNLARLVQLRQNVSQQPPPPRMTLQETLSQSPPQSPPLSPSFQLPPTQFSSPTTSTAPYIESRQNSGGSPPRAKSSPLSPLSPKSKEEPQSQPIPPLMSKHVETHRSLLIHSPPKSPLIPPLMSKHVKTHRNLLIESPPNSPQEYTESQLQSLALVPPTPTTPQAKTPLSPRSPPSQASPPSLSEPESQMPLPPPEAKSPPSSPLTLDTNEEFNSKTSPPSTSINETRLRPSPPTLSETSQAAMTLPPSSPSTLNANEEFQSQPTPLPSKSTDENISQSQSISPPPPPALSESHPPLPDAKTRPSSPSTTNTNENFESSLLTSKSINETRFRLSPQSEAPPPPPSGKGDTQPPSSPSKAKNPPSRPPTLNAVEKPQPLTPSKSINETRFRSPPPSEASPPSLSKSSESQPPLPSSPKAKTSPPPPSTLNANEEPQSQPPPLSKSNNKTRPLSPPPSLLESGKSQPFLPPPETINAPSPPSQPPPLLPSKSINQTLFGSSPLSEALSKSGESQPSVPLPEVKTPPSMPKVNKEFQSQTSPPSKSVAETQVRSSPPPSLLKSDESQSQTSPFSTRIEEPQSQPPPPLLPSKSIDKSLFKSPILPKTSPPSSSDSVESQSSLPPSKAKNLPSSPSKAKIPPSLPSTLSETEKSQYQSPPPFLPSKSIDGTPSQSPPPSKYTENPKLTPPPLLSSKAAENLRSQSQMKTQIPSPSTSPATIIAPPPPPKSPPPVSTSIKSQIISSPKPSLLQTEPNKSIESHTSPFHNKDLNHNSDKTDVKLMKNRNRGKAIWSDKRTEPMIMMFINSNVQGLNTSLSLDSSSIDHEPGVHLTIDSGHSCDFSSKVF from the coding sequence ATGTTTAATAATCGACAATCTCGCCGGAGGTTTCGGCTCGGAAACTTAGCTAGACTTGTCCAGTTACGTCAAAACGTCAGCCAACAACCACCGCCACCACGAATGACTCTTCAAGAAACATTGTCTCAATCGCCACCTCAGTCACCGCCACTATCACCTTCATTTCAGCTGCCTCCAACTCAGTTTTCATCTCCGACAACATCAACAGCTCCTTATATCGAATCCCGTCAAAATAGCGGCGGCTCTCCACCACGAGCAAAGTCATCACCATTGTCGCCGTTATCACCAAAATCAAAGGAAGAGCCTCAATCGCAACCAATACCACCACTGATGTCAAAACATGTCGAAACACATCGGAGTCTACTTATCCACTCACCACCCAAGTCGCCGCTAATACCGCCACTGATGTCCAAACATGTCAAAACACATCGAAATCTACTTATCGAATCACCACCTAACTCCCCACAAGAATACACTGAGTCTCAGCTGCAATCTCTAGCCTTGGTGCCTCCTACACCAACAACACCACAAGCAAAAACGCCATTGTCTCCTCGATCACCTCCGTCGCAAGCATCACCACCATCATTGTCAGAACCAGAATCTCAGATGCCTTTACCACCACCCGAAGCCAAATCCCCACCTTCTTCACCTTTAACGCTTGACACTAATGAAGAATTCAATTCCAAAACATCTCCACCGTCTACATCCATTAATGAAACTCGATTACGACCATCGCCTCCAACACTATCAGAAACATCACAAGCAGCCATGACTCTTCCACCATCTTCACCGTCAACGTTAAACGCTAATGAAGAATTCCAATCCCAACCCACTCCACTCCCGTCTAAATCCACTGATGAAAATATTTCCCAATCACAGTCAATTtcgccgccaccaccaccggcATTATCAGAATCTCATCCGCCTTTACCAGACGCCAAAACACGACCGTCTTCGCCGTCAACAACAAACACCAACGAAAATTTTGAATCATCGCTTCTAACATCTAAATCCATCAACGAAACTCGGTTCCGATTATCGCCTCAGTCGGAagcaccgccaccaccaccgtccGGGAAAGGTGATACTCAACCGCCTTCATCACCATCAAAAGCCAAAAATCCACCGTCTCGACCGCCAACGCTAAACGCTGTTGAAAAACCCCAACCGCTTACACCGTCTAAATCTATCAATGAAACACGGTTTCGATCACCGCCTCCGTCAGAAGCATCGCCACCGTCATTATCAAAATCTAGCGAATCTCAGCCACCTTTACCATCATCACCAAAAGCCAAAACATCACCGCCTCCACCATCAACCCTAAACGCTAACGAAGAACCCCAATCCCAACCGCCTCCACTAtctaaatccaataataaaacaagGCCTCTATCACCGCCTCCGTCATTATTAGAATCTGGTAAATCTCAACCGTTTTTGCCACCACCGGAAACTATCAATGCACCGTCCCCGCCGTCCCAACCACCGCCGCTTTTGCCGTCTAAATCCATTAATCAAACACTTTTCGGGTCATCGCCTCTGTCGGAAGCATTGTCAAAATCCGGTGAATCTCAACCATCTGTACCACTTCCAGAAGTCAAAACTCCACCGTCAATGCCAAAAGTTAATAAAGAGTTCCAATCCCAAACGTCTCCGCCGTCTAAATCTGTTGCTGAAACTCAAGTCCGATCATCGCCACCACCGTCGTTATTAAAATCTGATGAATCTCAATCCCAAACGTCTCCATTTTCAACGCGAATTGAAGAACCTCAATCCCAACCGCCTCCACCGCTTCTGCCATCTAAATCTATTGATAAAAGTCTGTTCAAATCACCAATTTTGCCTAAAACATCGCCACCATCGTCATCAGATTCTGTTGAATCCCAGTCGTCTTTACCACCATCGAAAGCCAAAAATCTACCGTCTTCGCCGTCAAAAGCCAAAATCCCACCGTCTCTGCCGTCAACACTAAGCGAAACTGAAAAATCGCAATACCAGTCGCCTCCACCGTTTCTGCCATCTAAATCAATTGATGGTACTCCGTCCcaatcaccaccaccatcaaaATAtactgaaaaccctaaattaacACCGCCACCATTGTTGTCCTCGAAAGCTGCTGAAAACCTCAGATCTCAATCGCAGATGAAAACACAAATCCCCTCTCCTTCCACTTCTCCAGCCACGATCATcgcaccaccacctcctccgaAATCGCCGCCGCCAGTTTCAACCTCAATCAAATCCCAGATAATTTCGTCACCTAAACCATCATTACTCCAAACTGAACCTAATAAGTCAATTGAATCTCACACTTCACCATTTCACAACAAGGATCTAAACCACAACTCAGACAAAACGGACGTTAAGCTCATGAAGAATAGAAACAGGGGAAAGGCAATCTGGTCAGATAAAAGAACAGAGCCAATGATTATGATGTTCATTAACAGTAACGTCCAAGGACTCAACACGTCACTATCGCTTGATTCATCATCCATCGATCATGAACCAGGCGTCCACTTAACCATCGATTCTGGTCATAGTTGTGATTTCTCTTCAAAAGTGTTTTAG
- the LOC104707973 gene encoding uncharacterized protein LOC104707973: protein MDTLSASVSSFNLPSLPPQSQPPLRSISRRFESTVNAAAAASASSTNLSKPASTSSPSSSSSYSHNNNKNPSFSRAISFPLPHTKPSRVAPPPVHEKAASGFAAALVSVCQSKNCLGRTQEDVRRLMEFLVGEDKKRNKVILVNDVVERGKFGKHIKGLVKILMARGKSGILVDVLLEFERICNELVFVGSTKLVRVA, encoded by the coding sequence ATGGATACTCTCTCAGCCTCCGTTTCATCTTTCAACCTCCCTTCTCTCCCTCCACAGTCGCAACCACCGTTGAGATCCATCTCCCGCCGCTTTGAATCCACAGTTAACGCCGCCGCCGCCGCTTCAGCTTCATCTACCAATCTTTCAAAACCAGCATCGACGTCAtcaccttcttcatcatcatcatactcacacaacaacaacaaaaaccctagtttctccAGAGCAATCTCGTTTCCGCTTCCGCACACAAAACCCTCGAGAGTTGCTCCTCCTCCGGTGCACGAAAAAGCGGCCTCAGGGTTTGCTGCGGCGCTCGTGAGCGTTTGTCAATCGAAGAATTGTCTTGGTCGGACTCAAGAAGATGTCAGAAGATTGATGGAGTTTCTTGTgggagaagataagaagaggaaCAAAGTCATCTTAGTCAATGATGTGGTTGAGAGAGGCAAATTTGGTAAACACATAAAGGGCTTGGTCAAGATATTGATGGCAAGAGGTAAATCTGGGATTCTGGTTGATGTCTTATTGGAATTTGAGAGAATCTGTAATGAATTAGTCTTTGTTGGTTCAACAAAACTTGTCCGGGTTGCTTGA